A genomic window from Chrysoperla carnea chromosome 3, inChrCarn1.1, whole genome shotgun sequence includes:
- the LOC123296373 gene encoding facilitated trehalose transporter Tret1-2 homolog — MNCNHEYNETTIPLNSNNTTNLQKQHYCTNNTLDEHIDHPKYCCCSKSAGDVTGSISGVTAQCLITLSIILAITSCALPIGYSAILLPQLEMERLEQLEATTGTGTESTNSTLFNITDNMGSWIASIHSTATPIGAFLSGFVMDRFGRKRAVQISMMPLIVGWILIAFSQNIIMMLCGRFTAGLSIGFAAAPSQVIIGEMSEPHLRGIFSTTPIVGYALGVLLVYAMGSSFHWRTVAALSTILPTLTIISFMFLPDTPTWLIRNGRIAEGTKALYWLRKNNLKAHKELHQLMTKISDEQNENNNHEKVATGSTDGSKTISHIIKPHVLKPLIILIVFAFLQIFSGTYVLIFHAVVIVKQMGNFEMDSFSIAILTAVIRLICTTISIFLIAVIGRRPLALISSISGGVCAFLLGLFLIIRSNSESFNSFDVCITILLLIIYVAGNTVGIMPMFGTLISELSPAKARGLIGGFIFSINNIGLFVFIKFFPWVRTILTIPGIFILFGSSSLLGAIFIYLVLPETKNRSLIEIEDYFRNNKFLWIHRHKSFLWPDTKPNTIQSTRIDNRDFENISKGKRKRPTKKCS, encoded by the exons at gAATTGTAATCATGAATATAATGAGACAACAATACCATTAAATTCAAACAATacaacaaatttacaaaaacaacatTATTGTACAAATAACACATTAGATGAACACATAGATCATCCAAAGTATTGTTGTTGTTCTAAGAGTGCTGGAGATGTAACAGGATCTATTAGTGGTGTTACAGCACAATGTTTAATtacattatcaataatattagcAATTACATCATGTGCATTACCAATTGGTTATTCAGCAATATTATTACCACAATTAGAAATGGAACGATTAGAACAACTCGAAGCCACAACTGGAACTGGAACTGAAAGTACTAATAGTACTTTGTTTAACATAACGGATAATATGGGTTCATGGATtg CAAGTATTCATTCGACTGCCACACCAATTGGTGCATTCTTAAGCGGCTTCGTGATGGATCGATTTGGTAGAAAGCGTGCTGTACAAATATCTATGATGCCATTAATAGTTGGTTGGATTCTGATAGCGTTTTCCCAGAATATAATAATGATGTTATGTGGACGATTCACAGCTGGATTATCAATTGGATTTGCTGCGGCTCCATCACAG GTGATTATTGGTGAAATGTCAGAACCACATTTACGTGGTATCTTCTCCACTACCCCAATTGTAGGCTATGCGCTGGGTGTTTTATTAGTGTATGCCATGGGCTCATCCTTCCATTGGCGAACGGTGGCTGCATTAAGTACCATCTTACCAACTTTAACGATTATATCTTTCATGTTCCTACCAGACACTCCAACATGGCTAATACGAAATGGACGAATAGCTGAAGGAACAAAGGCATTGTATTGGTTAAGGAAAAACAATCTTAAG GCTCACAAAGAACTGCATCAGCTCATGACCAAGATCAGCGATGAACAGAATGAGAACAATAATCATGAAAAGGTTGCAACAGGTTCTACAGATGGCTCCAAAACCATCTCGCACATAATTAAGCCTCATGTATTGAAAccattaatcattttaatagtttttgcatTCTTACAAATTTTCTCTGGCACTTACGTATTAATATTTCATGCGGTGGTCATTGTTAAACAAATGGGTAATTTTGAAATGGATAGTTTTTCGATAGCGATTTTAACAGCAGTGATTCGATTGATTTGTACTACaatctcaatatttttaattgctgTGATTGGTCGTCGTCCGTTAGCGTTAATATCCTCAATTAGCGGGGGTGTTTGTGCATTCTTGttaggtttatttttaataattcgttCGAATTCGGAGTCATTTAATTCGTTTGACGTATGCATTACAATTCTTTTGCTAATAATTTACGTGGCTGGTAACACTGTAGGTATAATGCCGATGTTTGGTACGTTAATAAGTGAACTAAGTCCAGCTAAAGCGCGTGGTTTAATTGGTGGTTttatatttagtataaataatattggtttatttgtatttattaaattcttccCGTGGGTGCGTACGATTTTAACAATTCCaggtatttttatattatttggtaGTTCTTCACTGTTAGGTgccatatttatttatctagttTTGCCAGAAACCAAGAATCGTagtttaattgaaatagaagactattttcgtaataataaattcttatgGATCCATAgacataaaagtttt ttgtGGCCAGACACGAAACCGAACACCATACAATCAACGAGAATAGACAATAGGGATTTTGAAAACATCTCAAAAGGGAAACGAAAACGtccaacaaaaaaatgttcgtaa